The Estrella lausannensis genome window below encodes:
- a CDS encoding ribonuclease Z has translation MSVRDLVILGTSSQQPTRFRNHGAYLIRWNDEGFLFDPGEGTQRQFIFANIAPPVVTRIFVSHFHGDHCLGLGSILMRLNLDQVTHPIHCYYPASGKKFFDRLRYGTIYHEHIHVVEHPVYKEGIVEEGDNFSIEAVFLDHGVDNIGWRITEKDQRKFDNAKLKGFGIQGPLVRKLIEEGSIDADGRKVNIDEVSWIRKGDSIAVVIDTKMCAEAIEISKDALILLCESTYLETERDLAERNNHLTAKQAAEIAKKANVKKLVLTHYSARYLDEKVFETEAREVFPNTVAAKDMMYIPFPKNPPEKKSGS, from the coding sequence ATGAGCGTTAGAGACCTTGTCATCTTGGGAACATCGAGCCAGCAGCCAACGCGCTTCCGCAACCACGGCGCTTACCTCATTCGCTGGAATGATGAAGGCTTCCTCTTTGACCCGGGCGAGGGTACCCAGCGACAATTCATCTTTGCCAATATCGCCCCTCCTGTTGTCACGCGCATTTTTGTTTCCCACTTCCATGGCGACCATTGCCTCGGGCTTGGCTCCATCCTGATGCGCCTCAACCTGGACCAGGTCACACACCCCATCCACTGCTATTACCCCGCTTCAGGCAAAAAGTTCTTCGACCGCCTGCGCTACGGCACAATCTACCACGAGCATATCCATGTGGTAGAACACCCCGTCTACAAGGAAGGTATCGTCGAAGAGGGAGATAACTTCAGTATCGAGGCCGTCTTCTTAGACCACGGTGTCGACAATATCGGCTGGCGCATCACTGAAAAAGACCAGCGCAAGTTCGACAACGCCAAGTTGAAGGGCTTCGGCATTCAGGGCCCGCTTGTCAGAAAGTTGATCGAAGAGGGAAGCATAGACGCCGATGGCAGGAAAGTGAATATCGATGAAGTCAGCTGGATCCGCAAAGGGGACAGCATCGCTGTCGTGATCGACACCAAGATGTGCGCTGAAGCGATAGAAATATCGAAAGACGCTCTCATCCTCCTCTGCGAGAGTACCTATCTGGAAACGGAGAGGGATCTGGCCGAGCGCAACAACCACCTTACCGCCAAGCAGGCCGCGGAAATCGCCAAAAAAGCCAATGTCAAAAAATTAGTGCTCACGCACTACTCGGCCCGCTACCTTGATGAAAAAGTCTTCGAGACAGAGGCGAGGGAGGTGTTTCCTAACACCGTTGCCGCCAAGGATATGATGTATATCCCCTTTCCAAAAAATCCACCCGAAAAGAAAAGCGGAAGTTGA
- a CDS encoding sodium:solute symporter family protein: MDTTFFLILLFTLQVLYWIVGRFSSKAPKGKEEYFLANRKVSLFPLAMTFLATQVGGGVVLGAAEEAYQYGWPVLFYPLGSSLGLVLLGVGFGRRLATLNVSTVAEVFEKVYGSSVQRKAASLLSIVSLFMVLVAQIIASSKFMVSLGVKSVPLFILFWGIVILYTARGGLKAVISTDLVQAAFFSLVFALLFGWTLSSGGTQGLLTAGEFLDFSLASKATGWLLMPLMFMLIEQDMGQRCFAGKSPEVVSCASLLAGAGTMAVCTVPVLLGVLARIKGVESTPGGSILMSVIEMTTTPYIAAFAGCAILAAIISTATSLLNAIASNIGSDFSLDLSKGDDGMKRAGWLTALISLIAIYFAFAFNNIVDVLIQSYELSVSCLFVPVVFALFQLGSARQASLLAICFGAAGFVLFRFYPVEFPREIMSVILSLFGFFLGWAYARLKTKENYVIDS; encoded by the coding sequence ATGGACACAACATTCTTTCTCATTCTGCTTTTTACACTGCAGGTTCTTTACTGGATTGTGGGGAGATTTTCTTCAAAAGCTCCGAAAGGAAAGGAAGAGTACTTTTTGGCAAACAGAAAGGTGAGCCTCTTCCCCTTGGCGATGACATTTTTGGCCACCCAAGTAGGAGGCGGCGTTGTTCTGGGGGCGGCTGAAGAGGCCTATCAGTACGGCTGGCCGGTCCTTTTTTATCCCCTCGGCTCCTCCCTTGGCCTTGTGCTTTTAGGGGTTGGTTTTGGAAGAAGGTTAGCGACTCTCAATGTGAGTACGGTCGCTGAAGTGTTTGAGAAAGTGTACGGCTCATCGGTGCAAAGAAAGGCAGCCTCTCTCCTTTCGATTGTCTCCCTGTTCATGGTGCTCGTCGCGCAGATCATCGCCTCGAGCAAGTTCATGGTCAGCCTGGGAGTGAAGAGCGTCCCTCTCTTTATCCTTTTCTGGGGAATCGTCATTCTCTACACGGCCCGCGGCGGGTTAAAGGCTGTGATCTCTACAGATCTTGTGCAGGCGGCTTTCTTTTCGCTCGTTTTTGCCCTCCTCTTTGGATGGACATTATCTTCCGGCGGCACTCAAGGTCTCTTGACTGCAGGCGAGTTTTTGGATTTTTCCCTTGCGTCCAAAGCGACGGGATGGTTGCTGATGCCTCTCATGTTTATGCTGATCGAGCAGGATATGGGGCAGCGCTGTTTTGCCGGAAAGTCTCCTGAAGTTGTCTCCTGTGCCTCCTTACTGGCAGGTGCTGGCACTATGGCAGTTTGCACTGTCCCGGTTCTCCTCGGAGTGTTGGCGCGCATTAAGGGGGTCGAATCGACTCCTGGAGGAAGCATCTTGATGAGTGTGATCGAAATGACGACAACGCCCTATATCGCAGCCTTTGCCGGTTGTGCTATTTTGGCGGCCATTATCTCCACGGCAACCTCGCTTTTGAATGCAATCGCATCAAACATAGGAAGCGATTTCTCGCTCGATTTGTCAAAGGGAGATGACGGGATGAAGCGGGCGGGCTGGCTCACGGCACTCATTTCACTGATCGCAATCTACTTTGCTTTTGCATTCAACAACATCGTCGATGTGCTGATTCAAAGTTATGAGCTGTCGGTCAGCTGCCTTTTTGTCCCGGTTGTTTTTGCGCTCTTTCAGCTTGGCAGTGCCAGGCAGGCATCTCTCCTGGCGATTTGCTTCGGAGCTGCTGGATTTGTGCTCTTCCGGTTCTACCCCGTAGAATTTCCACGCGAGATCATGAGCGTTATTCTTTCCCTCTTCGGCTTCTTTCTGGGGTGGGCTTATGCGAGGCTTAAAACTAAGGAGAACTATGTTATTGATAGTTAG
- a CDS encoding aspartate/glutamate racemase family protein — protein sequence MKPKNIGIVGGAGPMAGVLLTERVLALASSLYQCQRDRDFPQVTLFSFPFSEMLTDTVQEEILKGELTRALDTLKRTGAEVLAIACNTVHAFLSPEMRASIIHMPLMTRERVRGRRAMVLSTSTSVKKNVHGACFPSVYPGKEVQREIDLLIDRVLRREDLDLCKRELKRIVEAVERPDLPLVLGCTELSLIKEGLVGFEGEIIDPLEIVAQEVIEKSFNNKEK from the coding sequence ATGAAACCGAAGAATATCGGTATCGTAGGCGGAGCCGGCCCCATGGCGGGGGTGTTGCTCACCGAGCGCGTGCTCGCGCTTGCGTCCAGCCTATATCAATGCCAACGCGACAGAGATTTTCCACAGGTGACGCTGTTTAGTTTCCCCTTCTCGGAAATGCTGACCGACACAGTTCAGGAAGAGATCCTGAAAGGGGAACTCACAAGAGCTCTAGATACCCTAAAACGCACAGGAGCGGAGGTGCTCGCGATTGCCTGCAACACCGTCCACGCGTTTTTGTCGCCTGAAATGAGAGCCTCCATCATCCACATGCCGCTCATGACTCGGGAGCGGGTAAGGGGCAGGAGGGCGATGGTTCTCTCAACATCAACATCCGTTAAAAAAAATGTGCATGGCGCTTGTTTTCCCAGTGTCTATCCCGGAAAGGAAGTGCAAAGAGAAATCGACCTTCTGATCGATCGAGTTTTGAGACGGGAGGATTTAGACCTCTGTAAGAGAGAGCTGAAGCGCATAGTCGAGGCGGTGGAACGGCCTGATTTGCCCCTCGTTCTCGGATGTACAGAGCTGTCTCTGATCAAGGAGGGGCTTGTCGGGTTTGAGGGTGAAATCATCGATCCTCTGGAGATCGTAGCACAAGAAGTTATAGAGAAAAGTTTTAATAATAAGGAGAAGTAA